The genomic stretch CGGCATCGACAGCGCCGATGCGCACTACAACCGCGGCAACGCCCTGGCCCAGGCGGGCAAACTGAACGAGGCGCTGGACGCCTACGCCGCCGCGCTCGCGCAGTCGCCGGGCATGGAAGACGCGATCGCCAACCGCAAGGCTGTCGAAGACCTGCTGAAACAGCAGCAGTCCCAGCCGCAGAAGTCCGGCCAGCAGGATGGACAGAAGCAGCAAGGCGAGCAGCAGCAAGGCGAGCAGCAGCAAGGCGAGCAGCAGCAAGGCGAGCAGCAGCAAGGCGAGCAGCAGCAAGGCGAGCAGCAGCAAGGCGAGCAGCAGCAGGGCGAACAGAAGCAAGGCGAACGGCAGCAGGGCGAACAGCAGCAAGGCGAACAGCAACAAGGCGAGCAGCAGCAGGGCGAACAGCAGCAGGGCGAGCAGCAGCAAGGCGAGCAGCAGCAGGGCGAGCAGCAGCAGGGCGAGCAGCAGCAGGGCGAGCAGCAGCAAGGTGCGATGCAGTCTGATGACGCCGACCGCCAGGCCGCCGAAGAGGCCGCCCGGCGCGAGATGCAGCAGGCACTGGAAGCGCGCGAGGGCGAGGAAGCGACCGCTGAGGCGGCGCAGGCGGTCGAGCTGACGCCAGAGCAGCGCGCCGAGATGGAAAAGCGCCAGGCCCATGAGCAACTGCTGCGGCGGGTGCCGGACGATCCAGGTGCGCTGCTGCGGCGCAAGTTCGAACTGGAGTACCAGCGCAGGATCAGGGAAGGAGAGGATCGATGAGCGCTTCCGTGGCCCCGGGCCCTTGCGCCAAGTCTGGTTTCGAAGTAGCCCGGAGTACGCGCCTGGCGCGTCCTCCGGGTACTTGCGGCAAGCACCCGGAGAACCGCTGCGCGGTACTCCGGGCTACGCAAGGTCGATCCGGCATTGGCCTGTTTGCGGGTCCGTTTCGGGGCGCGCAATCCGCCTGGCTGGCGTGTTTTTTCTGGCTCCTGCTGGCCGCCACGCAGGCCCACGCCGCAGCGCGTGCCAAGGTGCAGCCGGAGCGCATCAGCCTGGGCAACACCGCGACACTGACCATCGAAACCGATGAGATCAATGTGCAGCCGGACCTGAGTGCGCTGGAAAAGGACTTCGCCATCGGCGGGCAGTCGAGCAGCATGCAGACCAGCTTCGTCAACGGGCAGCGCAGCACCCGCACGACCTACATGGTCGAAATCGAACCCAAGGCGGAGGGCGTGCTGACTGTGCCTGCGATCCGCATCGGCAGTGCGCAGACCGAGCCGCTGGTGTTGACGGTGACGCCCGTGCAGCAGGGCTCTGCGGCCGGCGGCGATCCGCTCTTCATGGAAACCGAGCTGTCGACCACCACGCCCTATGTGCAGCAGGCGGTGACCTACACCGTGCGCTTGTTCTTTGCCATGCAACTCGCCAGTGGAGACATCAACGCCAGCGCGCCACCGAATGCCAGCCTGCAGCAGCTGGGTGAAGACAAGCAGTGGCAGCAGGAAATCAATGGCCGGCGCTACGGTGTGTTCGAGCGGCGTTACCTGCTGATCCCGGAACAGAGCGGGCCGATGGAGCTGCCGGCTGCACGGTTCCGCGGCGCCGCCCAAGTGGGGGGCGGTGGCGGCTTCTTCGGCCGCACACAGAACGTCAGCGCCGCCGGCAAGGTGTACTCCCTGGACGTGCGCCCGCAGCCGGCGACTGCACCGCAGCGCTGGCTCGCCGCGCGCAGCGTGGCCCTGGTGCGCGGCGATCTGCCCGCGTCCGCGCGTGCGGGCGAGCCGGTGCTGGTGGAGCTGACCCTGACTGCGGACGGCGTGCTGGCGAGTCAGCTCTCAGACCTCGAATGGCCGCCGATGGCGAATGCCCAGGTGTTTCCGGAGCCAGCGCAGAAGCAGGACAGCATCGTCGACGGCCAGCCGGTGGCCACGCTGAAGCGCCGCTGCGCCATCGTGCCCTCGCGCGAAGGCAGCCTGGAACTGCCCGAAGTCCGGGTCGGCTACTGGAACGTCGCCAGCGATCGCGCAGACGCTGCGGTCATTCCAGCCAGCGAACTGGACGTCGCACCGGGCGCCACGCTGATGGCGCCAGTGCCGGTTGCACCGTCATTGCCGGTGTCTGCGCCCGTCCCGCTTGCGCCGACTGCTGCGCCGGGCGCCAATGCGCGGCCCTGGCAGTGGGCGACCGCAATCCTGTCGTTGGCCCTCACCCTTGCGCTGGTGTGGGGCTGGCGGCGTGGCCAGCGCAGGCCGGCCGCAGGGATGCCCCGAGCGAAGTCAGCGCAGGTCGACCCGGCCGCTCTGCGCAGTGCGCTGGCCAAGGGCGATCTGTGCGACATCGGCGATGCCCTGCGCCAGTCCTGCGATCCCCCGGCGCTGAACCTCGGCGAGGTGCGGGCACGCCTCGACGACCCGGAGCAACGCGCCGCGCTCGATGCGCTGCAGCGATTGCGTTGGTCCGGGGCCAGCACCGAGGCCCACGCGGATGTCCGCGGCAGGCTGCGTGCGGCGTTCAAGAGCGGCCCGAAATTGCGCAAGGGATCCGAGCGCGGCGAGCGCAGCGTGTTGCCGCCGCTGTATCCGGTGCGTTGAGCCGCGTGGAGCGAGGGCACAAGGGCGTGTCGGGAGGGCACGAGGGCACGAGGGCACGGCAAGACATCGCGCGAGTGCGCACCTCGTGCTCCGGTTGGGAAATGCAAAAACCATCAGCTGCTTGCACCTGGCTTGCGGATGTCGAGCCTTTTCGTGCCCTCGTGCCCTCGTGCCCTCGTGCCCTCGTGCCCCGCCTCTGACCCGCATCAATACCGCAGCGCAACAAAGCGGCGACACTGCGCGTATTAGTCTTGAAGGACGCAATGGCATGGGCGTGGCTGCGGTGGCGATCGATTCGGATGCGGAGAAGAAGGGCGGGTTGCCCTGGCACTGGCTGATCTTCCTGCCGGTGCTGGCGTCGGTGGTGGCTGGGCTGACCACGCTGGCGATTGCCATCAAGTACGGCGACAAGCCGCTGCCGGAGACGGTCACACGCACCGGGCCGGTGCAGTTCGGCGAGCACATCGGAGTGACCCAGGCGCGCGAGCGCGGGATACAGGGTCAGGCGGTGATCGATCCGGTTGCGCATGGCGTGGTCCTCACGCTGGCCGGCAAGGATCTGCCGCAGACCCTGATCTTGCGCCTGTGGCATCCGACCGAAACCTCGCGCGACCTCATGCTGCCGCTGACGCGCGGTGACGACGGCAGCTATCGCGGCGCATGGCCGGAGGGCGCCGCCGGGTTGACGCCGCTACTGACTGCACCGGAACAGGGTTGGGAGCTGCCCGGCAGCGCCGCGTCCGCCGATGGCCTGGCGCTGACTTTCCAGCCCTGATCCAATGGCTGGCTGTTTCCACTGCCGCGAGCCATTGCCGCCCACCGGCGTGCTGACGGTGACCGTCGCCGGCGCGCCAGCAGCAGGTCTGTTGCGCCGGCTGTCGCGCGGCGGTGGAGTGGATCCACGGCCAGGGTCTCGGCGACTTCTACCGTCTGCGCTGCGATGACCTCGGCCCGGGGCGCGCCAGCGCCGCCGACTACAGCGTGTTCGATCGCCCGGCGGTGCTGCGCTACTACGCCGGCGACCCGGTCGACGGGATCTGCGAGATCACCCTGGCGCTGGACGGGCTGCGCTGCGCCGCCTGCACCTGGCTGATCGAGCGCGCGCTGGGCGCTGAAGCAGGCGTACTCAGGGTCAAGGTGCAGGCGCTGACCCAGCGCGTGAGCCTGCGCTGGCGCGTCGCCGAGGTGGCCTTGTCGACCCTCGCCGGACGCCTTGCGGCGCTCGGCTACACCCCGCACCTGGCAGACCCCACCCTGGTGCTCGACCGGATCAAGCGCGAGCGCCGCGACGCACTCAAGCGCATGGTGGTGGCCGGCGTCGGCATGATGCAGGCGATGATGTACGGCGTGGCGCTGTACGCCGGCGCCTTCGAGGGCATGGACCCGACGGTGCGCGACTTCTTCCGCTGGGTGAGCATGGCGGTGGCCGCGCCGGTGGTGTTCTACGCCGGACAGTCCTTCTTTGTCGGCGCCTGGCGCGAGTGGCAGGCGCGCAGGCTGGGCATGGATACGCCGGTCGCGCTGGCGCTGGCGCTGGCCTTCGTCGCCAGCATCTACGAGTCGATGCGCGGCGGCGCCGAGGTCTATTTCGACTCGCTGACCATGTTCGTGTTCTTCCTGCTGCTCGGGCGTTTCGCCGAGCAGAACGTGCGCCATCGCGCGCAGGTCAGCCTCGGCGTGCTGTCGAGCGGGCTGCCGCCGCTGGCGCGCCGGATCGAAGACGGTCGCGAGGTCGAGGTGGCCA from Rhodanobacteraceae bacterium encodes the following:
- a CDS encoding protein BatD, which gives rise to MSASVAPGPCAKSGFEVARSTRLARPPGTCGKHPENRCAVLRATQGRSGIGLFAGPFRGAQSAWLACFFWLLLAATQAHAAARAKVQPERISLGNTATLTIETDEINVQPDLSALEKDFAIGGQSSSMQTSFVNGQRSTRTTYMVEIEPKAEGVLTVPAIRIGSAQTEPLVLTVTPVQQGSAAGGDPLFMETELSTTTPYVQQAVTYTVRLFFAMQLASGDINASAPPNASLQQLGEDKQWQQEINGRRYGVFERRYLLIPEQSGPMELPAARFRGAAQVGGGGGFFGRTQNVSAAGKVYSLDVRPQPATAPQRWLAARSVALVRGDLPASARAGEPVLVELTLTADGVLASQLSDLEWPPMANAQVFPEPAQKQDSIVDGQPVATLKRRCAIVPSREGSLELPEVRVGYWNVASDRADAAVIPASELDVAPGATLMAPVPVAPSLPVSAPVPLAPTAAPGANARPWQWATAILSLALTLALVWGWRRGQRRPAAGMPRAKSAQVDPAALRSALAKGDLCDIGDALRQSCDPPALNLGEVRARLDDPEQRAALDALQRLRWSGASTEAHADVRGRLRAAFKSGPKLRKGSERGERSVLPPLYPVR
- a CDS encoding FixH family protein gives rise to the protein MGVAAVAIDSDAEKKGGLPWHWLIFLPVLASVVAGLTTLAIAIKYGDKPLPETVTRTGPVQFGEHIGVTQARERGIQGQAVIDPVAHGVVLTLAGKDLPQTLILRLWHPTETSRDLMLPLTRGDDGSYRGAWPEGAAGLTPLLTAPEQGWELPGSAASADGLALTFQP